From a region of the Citricoccus muralis genome:
- a CDS encoding aldehyde dehydrogenase family protein → MTAVIDPQATLDTPLLADNVQLIGGEWLPAASGETIDVINPADRGLLGRVPRSNAEDVDAAVQAAERALPGWRDTNATARAGLLLRWASLVEENAQILDQLESRDVGRPHWGPSPLAGMIRFIAGQADKVQGVSLPTYSPDVLGFTLREPYGVVGAIIPWNAPGPMFTNEVAAAIAAGNTIVIKPAEDAPLAPLALARLAMDAGIPAGVINVVTGLGSEAGAAIPRHPGIRRVGFTGSPATGSLVMESCARNLIPLHLELGGKSPQVIFPDADLAVAAPAIATGITLNTGQICAAGSRVVVHRSVHQEVVERLAEAMQKVTVGPWHQQVNMGPLINGRQHERVMGYIEAGRAGGADVVVGGDVPSGGDYGDGYFVNPTLFDNVSPDMTIAQEEIFGPVLSVIPVDSEQEAIEVANGVDYGLVASVWTQDVGTAVRMSRALQAGQVGVNNALGAGVIGGPFGGYKSSGFGRTMGADAVLNWTQIKTVSMRGATPAAH, encoded by the coding sequence ATGACCGCAGTCATCGATCCCCAAGCCACCCTCGACACCCCGCTGCTGGCAGACAACGTCCAGTTGATCGGCGGGGAATGGCTCCCCGCCGCCTCCGGCGAGACCATCGACGTCATCAACCCGGCCGATCGCGGCCTCCTCGGCCGGGTGCCCCGGAGCAACGCCGAGGACGTGGACGCTGCCGTCCAGGCCGCCGAGCGCGCCCTGCCGGGCTGGCGTGACACGAACGCCACGGCCCGTGCCGGGCTGCTGTTGCGCTGGGCCTCCCTCGTGGAGGAGAACGCCCAGATCCTGGACCAGCTGGAATCCCGCGACGTCGGCCGCCCCCACTGGGGTCCCTCGCCCCTGGCGGGGATGATCCGCTTCATCGCCGGACAGGCGGACAAGGTCCAGGGCGTCTCGCTGCCGACCTACTCGCCGGACGTCCTCGGCTTCACCCTGCGTGAACCTTACGGAGTGGTCGGAGCCATCATCCCGTGGAACGCCCCCGGACCGATGTTCACCAACGAGGTCGCCGCGGCGATCGCCGCGGGCAACACCATCGTCATCAAGCCGGCCGAGGATGCTCCCCTGGCCCCGCTGGCCTTGGCTCGGCTCGCCATGGACGCCGGGATCCCGGCCGGGGTGATCAACGTGGTCACCGGTCTCGGATCCGAGGCCGGTGCCGCCATCCCGAGGCATCCCGGCATCCGGCGCGTGGGATTCACCGGCTCACCGGCCACGGGCTCGCTCGTCATGGAGTCCTGTGCCCGGAACCTCATCCCCCTCCACCTGGAACTGGGCGGGAAGTCACCCCAGGTGATCTTCCCGGATGCGGACCTCGCCGTGGCCGCACCTGCGATCGCCACCGGTATCACCCTGAACACCGGGCAGATCTGCGCCGCGGGCTCCCGCGTGGTGGTGCATCGCAGCGTCCATCAGGAAGTGGTCGAGCGGTTGGCCGAGGCCATGCAGAAGGTCACTGTGGGCCCCTGGCACCAGCAGGTGAACATGGGCCCGCTGATCAACGGCCGCCAGCACGAGCGGGTCATGGGGTACATCGAGGCCGGCCGGGCCGGAGGTGCTGACGTGGTGGTCGGCGGAGATGTTCCCTCGGGTGGCGACTATGGGGACGGCTACTTCGTGAATCCGACCCTCTTCGACAACGTCAGCCCGGACATGACGATCGCCCAGGAGGAGATCTTCGGCCCGGTGCTCTCCGTCATTCCGGTCGACAGCGAGCAGGAGGCCATCGAGGTGGCCAACGGTGTGGACTACGGGCTGGTCGCGTCCGTGTGGACCCAGGACGTGGGCACTGCCGTGCGGATGTCCCGTGCCCTGCAGGCCGGTCAGGTCGGGGTCAACAACGCCCTGGGCGCGGGCGTCATCGGCGGCCCCTTCGGCGGCTACAAGAGCAGCGGCTTCGGCCGGACCATGGGCGCCGATGCCGTCCTCAACTGGACGCAGATCAAGACCGTCTCGATGCGTGGCGCCACGCCCGCGGCCCACTGA
- a CDS encoding NDMA-dependent alcohol dehydrogenase, with protein MAITTPTAASEQPTSVTTGGATLTTRAAVARGPHDGWQVTDLRLDPPKEHEVRVKLHASGLCHSDHHITAGDAPVRFPIVGGHEGAGIVESVGPSVTRVKPGDRVVCAYIPACGYCRPCSTGHQNMCVKGLNAGTGMFLDDTFRFHDSDGEDVGGFCTLGTFSQYTVLSEYAAVPLPDDIPFELGALVGCGVPTGWGSAVYAAEVRAGDTVVIFGAGGVGSNAVQGARYAGAKNVIVVDPVAFKRESALELFGATHAFATAQEAHDFVVETTWGQLADKVIITADAVTQEMANAGIAMTGKGGKLTITSVGHLNEQAVTIHAGLLISYQRQIRGALFGDCNPLYDIPKLLGLYRTGDLKLEELITRKYTLDEVNTAYEDLLAGRNIRGIIVHEQ; from the coding sequence ATGGCTATCACCACACCCACGGCGGCCAGCGAGCAGCCCACCAGCGTGACCACCGGCGGTGCCACCCTCACCACGCGGGCGGCCGTCGCCCGAGGACCCCATGACGGCTGGCAGGTCACCGACCTGCGGCTGGACCCGCCGAAGGAGCACGAGGTCCGGGTCAAGCTCCACGCCTCCGGCCTGTGTCATTCGGACCACCACATCACCGCCGGGGACGCCCCGGTCCGCTTCCCGATCGTGGGTGGCCACGAGGGTGCCGGCATCGTGGAGTCGGTCGGCCCGAGCGTCACCCGGGTGAAGCCGGGCGACCGCGTGGTCTGTGCCTACATCCCGGCGTGCGGCTACTGCCGACCGTGCTCGACCGGGCACCAGAACATGTGCGTCAAGGGGCTCAACGCCGGGACGGGCATGTTCCTGGACGACACCTTCCGGTTCCACGACAGTGACGGAGAAGACGTCGGCGGGTTCTGCACCCTGGGCACCTTCTCCCAGTACACGGTGCTCTCCGAGTACGCGGCCGTCCCGCTGCCGGATGACATCCCGTTCGAGCTCGGCGCCCTGGTGGGCTGCGGCGTCCCCACGGGGTGGGGGTCCGCCGTCTATGCGGCCGAGGTCCGGGCGGGGGACACCGTGGTGATCTTCGGAGCCGGCGGTGTGGGCTCCAATGCGGTTCAGGGGGCCCGCTACGCCGGGGCCAAGAACGTGATCGTCGTGGATCCCGTGGCCTTCAAGCGGGAGTCCGCGCTCGAGCTGTTCGGGGCCACGCATGCGTTCGCCACGGCCCAGGAGGCCCATGACTTCGTGGTGGAGACCACCTGGGGGCAGCTGGCCGACAAGGTCATCATCACCGCGGACGCCGTCACCCAGGAGATGGCCAATGCCGGCATCGCGATGACCGGCAAGGGCGGCAAGCTCACCATCACCTCGGTCGGCCACCTGAACGAGCAGGCCGTGACCATCCATGCCGGACTGCTCATCAGCTACCAGCGGCAGATCCGCGGGGCCCTGTTCGGTGACTGCAACCCGTTGTATGACATCCCGAAGCTACTGGGACTGTACCGGACCGGAGACCTCAAGCTCGAGGAGCTCATCACCCGGAAGTACACCCTCGACGAGGTGAACACGGCCTACGAGGATCTGCTGGCCGGCCGCAACATCCGCGGCATCATCGTCCACGAGCAGTAG
- a CDS encoding UGSC family (seleno)protein → MTQTILDPTGRGSQHVGSAAGPADPQDRPTPELAPRPASLAGARIGLLDNTKHNALLFLTVVGELLVEEHGAASVGIVETKKNFSIPVDEEIVSRYRESCDVVVTGVGDCGSCSAAAVADGINFERAGLPAAVVLTDAFDITGRTMAGVQGAPDYEWIRTEHPMAVLTEEQVRERARLLLPEILSTLTDPDQEGRA, encoded by the coding sequence ATGACCCAGACCATCCTCGACCCCACCGGCAGGGGGTCCCAGCACGTGGGTTCCGCCGCAGGCCCTGCCGACCCGCAGGACCGTCCGACTCCGGAGCTGGCGCCCCGGCCGGCGTCGTTGGCCGGGGCCCGGATCGGGCTGCTGGACAACACGAAGCACAACGCCCTGCTGTTCCTGACCGTGGTGGGGGAGCTCCTCGTGGAGGAGCACGGCGCCGCGTCCGTCGGCATCGTGGAGACCAAGAAGAACTTCTCCATCCCCGTGGACGAGGAGATCGTCTCCCGGTACCGGGAGTCGTGCGACGTGGTCGTCACCGGGGTCGGCGACTGCGGTTCCTGCAGTGCCGCCGCCGTGGCGGACGGGATCAACTTCGAGCGGGCCGGCCTGCCGGCCGCCGTGGTCCTCACCGATGCCTTCGACATCACCGGCCGCACCATGGCCGGCGTGCAGGGCGCCCCGGACTATGAGTGGATCCGGACCGAGCACCCGATGGCCGTGCTGACCGAGGAACAGGTGCGTGAACGCGCTCGCCTGCTGCTGCCGGAGATCCTGTCCACCCTGACGGATCCGGACCAGGAGGGTCGAGCATGA
- a CDS encoding SDR family NAD(P)-dependent oxidoreductase, translating into MTSTDVEERLTGTPLEDPLAAQGTARMAGRRALITGAGQNGDLPGVGYGIARLLAARGASVVVLDRSDEAAQRTVDRITAEGGTAHALTADVTTDAACERAVTEAAGLLGGLDTLVNNVASGDRAGIFEVTPERLDELMNINFTSAWSVTRHAVPHLPPGSAILNISSVGVSARGPGMPYCVAKAGLENFSVGAASTLGPQGIRVNCIEVGAIWGSFAAANMDERFREARRESTTLKKEGSAWDIAHAAAFLLSDEARWITGQILAVDGGPFGRSGPAAPPVATVAR; encoded by the coding sequence ATGACCAGCACTGACGTCGAGGAACGCCTGACCGGCACACCGCTGGAGGATCCGCTGGCCGCCCAGGGGACCGCCCGGATGGCCGGGCGCCGGGCCCTCATCACGGGGGCCGGGCAGAACGGGGACCTGCCCGGAGTCGGGTACGGCATCGCCCGGCTCCTGGCGGCCCGCGGCGCGTCCGTGGTGGTGCTGGACCGCAGCGACGAGGCGGCCCAGCGCACCGTCGACCGGATCACGGCCGAGGGTGGCACGGCCCACGCCCTGACCGCGGACGTGACCACCGACGCCGCGTGCGAACGCGCCGTGACGGAGGCCGCCGGACTCCTCGGCGGGTTGGACACCCTGGTGAACAACGTGGCGAGCGGGGACCGGGCGGGGATCTTCGAGGTCACCCCCGAGCGGCTCGACGAACTGATGAACATCAACTTCACCTCCGCCTGGTCCGTCACCCGCCACGCGGTGCCCCATCTGCCCCCGGGCAGCGCCATCCTCAACATCTCCTCCGTGGGCGTGAGTGCGCGCGGGCCCGGGATGCCGTACTGCGTGGCCAAGGCCGGGTTGGAGAACTTCAGCGTGGGAGCGGCCTCCACCCTCGGTCCGCAGGGCATCCGCGTGAACTGCATCGAAGTGGGTGCCATCTGGGGCTCCTTCGCCGCCGCCAATATGGACGAGCGCTTCCGTGAGGCACGCCGGGAGAGCACCACCCTGAAGAAGGAGGGCAGCGCCTGGGACATCGCCCACGCCGCCGCCTTCCTGCTCAGCGACGAAGCCCGGTGGATCACCGGCCAGATCCTGGCGGTGGACGGCGGCCCCTTCGGGCGCAGCGGCCCCGCCGCCCCGCCCGTGGCCACCGTGGCCCGCTAA
- a CDS encoding zinc-dependent alcohol dehydrogenase, giving the protein MTQRLHDHLPDTVRAVVQTGPSTLEIREFPRPVIGPDDGLLRVEANGICGSDVEIFRGHLQGRSRPPFIPGHEPLGIIEELGERAAERWGVQVGDRVALEVIVPCRSCADCLMGRYQACRHKQNGHGVTPVDVEPSLYGGFAEYLYLAPNAVMHKIDKSLPIDIAAMYNPLGAGVRWAVDLGEVGLGDTLVVLGAGQRGLAAVMAAKAAGARTVIITGLESDRHKLAVAEELGADHTVVVDGPDGRDIVEAVTEITGGRMADVSLDLTPMAAGPVTDALKVVRHGGRVVLAGLKGGREIPLSTDLLINRGLTVRGAYGVDAAANEKAIALLESGRFPLERLHTHTFGLEQVAEAIETLAGDREDKSAIHVTVQPHLGRISDPGVAPHLLTASH; this is encoded by the coding sequence ATGACACAGCGTTTGCATGACCACCTGCCGGACACCGTGAGGGCCGTGGTCCAGACCGGTCCCAGCACCCTGGAGATCCGAGAGTTCCCGCGCCCGGTGATCGGCCCCGACGATGGACTGCTGAGGGTCGAGGCCAACGGCATCTGCGGTTCGGACGTGGAGATCTTCCGCGGCCATCTCCAGGGCCGGTCCAGGCCACCCTTCATCCCGGGGCATGAGCCGCTGGGCATCATCGAGGAACTCGGCGAGCGCGCCGCCGAGCGGTGGGGCGTCCAGGTGGGTGACCGCGTGGCCCTCGAGGTGATCGTGCCCTGCCGGTCCTGTGCCGACTGCCTCATGGGCCGCTACCAGGCCTGCCGCCACAAGCAGAACGGCCATGGCGTCACCCCGGTGGACGTGGAGCCGTCCCTCTACGGCGGCTTCGCCGAGTACCTGTACCTCGCGCCCAACGCGGTGATGCACAAGATCGACAAGTCCCTGCCGATCGACATCGCCGCCATGTACAACCCCCTGGGAGCAGGGGTCCGGTGGGCGGTGGACCTGGGCGAGGTCGGCCTGGGGGACACCCTGGTGGTCCTCGGGGCCGGACAGCGGGGGTTGGCCGCCGTGATGGCGGCCAAGGCCGCCGGCGCCCGCACCGTCATCATCACCGGGCTGGAGTCCGACCGGCACAAGCTGGCGGTCGCCGAGGAACTCGGAGCGGACCACACCGTGGTGGTGGACGGTCCGGACGGACGGGACATCGTCGAGGCCGTCACGGAGATCACCGGGGGCCGGATGGCGGATGTCTCGCTGGACCTGACGCCCATGGCGGCGGGACCGGTCACGGATGCCCTGAAGGTGGTCCGCCATGGTGGCCGCGTGGTGCTGGCCGGTCTGAAGGGCGGGCGCGAAATCCCCCTCAGCACGGACCTGCTGATCAACCGGGGTCTCACGGTCCGTGGCGCCTACGGCGTGGACGCGGCCGCCAACGAGAAGGCCATCGCCCTGCTGGAATCCGGACGCTTCCCGCTGGAGCGGCTGCACACCCACACCTTCGGCCTGGAACAGGTCGCCGAGGCCATCGAGACCCTCGCCGGAGACCGCGAGGACAAGAGCGCCATCCACGTCACCGTCCAACCCCACCTCGGGCGGATCTCTGACCCAGGGGTGGCACCGCACCTTTTGACCGCAAGCCACTGA
- a CDS encoding amidohydrolase family protein, whose translation MIIDAHAHVLPDGYPEDAPSCFPSMEAVTGSTDRTLAFGEMRFRAKDVFFAAERRLEAQDASGVDREVVSPMPPLLKYDLLPADGLALAQHVNHFTAELCGHDPDRLTGLGMVPLQDPDAATGELAAIKEAGLAGVEIASNIMGDSIGHEKFLGFFQEAERIGLSVFVHAMPSPMNRLPKSAMGTYVVGVEGMFAAGSMVLGGTAAACPDLRISFSHAAGGFAMMLPRANYFWGGAWNEGPVDLDRAVMHDDGPSPLEIARRFYYDSMVFDHRTLRYLIDLLGADRLLVGSDFPAMLREDPVAKTLRDMDLPADQWEDISSRNALRWLGEARPAT comes from the coding sequence ATGATCATTGACGCCCACGCCCACGTGCTGCCAGACGGCTACCCCGAGGATGCCCCGTCCTGCTTCCCGTCGATGGAGGCGGTGACGGGTTCCACGGACCGCACCCTCGCCTTCGGCGAGATGCGGTTCCGGGCCAAGGATGTGTTCTTCGCCGCCGAACGGCGACTCGAGGCTCAGGATGCCTCGGGTGTGGACCGGGAGGTGGTCAGTCCCATGCCGCCGCTGCTGAAGTACGACCTCCTGCCCGCCGATGGCCTGGCCCTGGCCCAGCACGTCAATCACTTCACCGCGGAACTGTGTGGCCATGACCCGGACCGATTGACCGGTCTCGGGATGGTGCCGCTGCAGGACCCGGACGCCGCCACCGGCGAACTGGCCGCGATCAAGGAGGCGGGCCTGGCCGGCGTCGAGATCGCCTCGAACATCATGGGCGACTCGATCGGCCACGAGAAGTTCCTGGGCTTCTTCCAAGAGGCCGAACGGATCGGCCTGTCCGTGTTCGTTCACGCCATGCCCTCACCCATGAACCGACTCCCGAAGTCCGCCATGGGGACCTACGTCGTCGGGGTGGAGGGCATGTTCGCGGCCGGTTCCATGGTGCTGGGCGGCACGGCCGCCGCCTGCCCGGACCTGCGCATCTCCTTCAGCCATGCCGCCGGCGGCTTCGCCATGATGCTGCCGCGGGCCAACTACTTCTGGGGCGGCGCCTGGAACGAGGGTCCGGTGGACCTGGACCGGGCCGTGATGCACGACGACGGCCCCTCGCCTCTGGAGATCGCGCGGCGGTTCTACTACGACTCGATGGTCTTCGACCACCGGACCCTCCGTTATCTCATCGACCTGCTCGGAGCTGACCGGCTATTGGTGGGGTCGGACTTCCCCGCGATGCTCCGTGAGGACCCGGTGGCCAAGACCCTGCGTGACATGGACCTGCCCGCGGATCAGTGGGAGGACATCAGCTCACGCAACGCCTTGCGCTGGCTGGGAGAGGCCCGACCGGCCACTTGA
- a CDS encoding ABC transporter substrate-binding protein — MSCTPRQKAPRRGFLGTVALAASLGLVLAGCGAGDAGTNVSDNGEAAVGEPQSGGDLTVLLDAGYSGGWDTGLDPATSNSVGANQSLNSAIFGGLFTLEADENGENAEIVPHQAESFEFSEDGLTLTVKLREGITFSDGTPMDAEAVLWNWIRNLSSGSTGAPQLDLAHDLPMPELDQQFLDDLYAALPDDVDQELIEQRLGAIRAVDDVTLEIHLATANGALVNAMPYNNLNLIASPTAYQEMGAQEFSQAPVAAGPFTVEANRISERLDLDKNEDYFKDGLPYLDELSFQSVAGDQVMYQTLQAGQGDAIEGLSSLTLIEQAQSNPQVTTTLGAPTSPYVIQLNTRKAPFDDKKAREAIYYATDFEAINEGLFGGQGDMSQSFTASGGLFHEPEVEGYRTYDPEKARKLVEEIGGLTVELGTTDIVTARQVTTALQTQWQDAGIDVTIDSKPLGDVITKFGTGEWESMLQTAGAWDPAAGIGVAVRFGSTSTYSGTPLPEGASTAADALAGGLQTDLDQVIQDAAGTVDEQEREQLYQQAAKMISDEAYGPFGIAFSPAQVVRKGVHGPGLTTPIPALAVNPGVIYERVWVEQ; from the coding sequence ATGAGCTGTACACCACGCCAGAAAGCCCCGCGCCGCGGGTTCCTGGGAACCGTTGCCCTGGCGGCCAGCCTGGGCCTCGTCCTCGCCGGCTGCGGAGCCGGAGATGCTGGCACCAACGTCTCGGACAACGGGGAGGCCGCGGTGGGTGAGCCACAGTCCGGCGGGGACCTGACGGTGCTCCTGGACGCCGGGTACTCCGGCGGCTGGGACACCGGGCTGGACCCGGCGACCTCCAACTCGGTGGGGGCGAACCAGTCGCTGAACTCGGCGATCTTCGGTGGGCTGTTCACGCTGGAGGCCGATGAGAACGGCGAGAACGCGGAGATCGTTCCCCATCAGGCCGAGAGCTTCGAGTTCTCGGAGGACGGGCTGACCCTGACCGTGAAGCTCCGGGAGGGCATCACCTTCTCGGATGGGACGCCCATGGACGCCGAGGCCGTCCTGTGGAACTGGATCCGCAACCTCAGCTCGGGGAGCACGGGAGCCCCGCAACTGGACCTGGCCCATGACCTGCCGATGCCGGAACTGGACCAGCAGTTCCTGGACGACCTCTACGCGGCCCTGCCCGATGACGTAGACCAGGAGTTGATCGAGCAGCGTCTGGGAGCCATCCGTGCCGTGGATGACGTGACGCTGGAGATCCACCTGGCCACGGCGAACGGTGCCCTCGTGAACGCCATGCCCTACAACAATCTGAATCTGATCGCCTCGCCCACGGCGTATCAGGAGATGGGTGCCCAGGAGTTCAGTCAGGCCCCCGTGGCGGCAGGTCCGTTCACGGTGGAAGCCAACCGCATCAGTGAGCGTCTGGACCTGGACAAGAACGAGGACTACTTCAAGGACGGCCTGCCGTACCTGGACGAGCTGTCCTTCCAGTCCGTGGCCGGAGACCAGGTGATGTACCAGACGTTGCAGGCCGGCCAGGGGGATGCGATCGAGGGCCTGAGCTCCCTGACTCTGATCGAACAGGCCCAATCCAATCCCCAGGTCACCACCACACTGGGGGCGCCCACCTCTCCGTACGTGATCCAGCTGAACACGCGCAAGGCGCCGTTCGATGACAAGAAGGCGCGGGAGGCGATCTACTACGCCACGGACTTCGAGGCCATCAACGAGGGACTCTTCGGCGGTCAGGGTGACATGTCGCAGTCCTTCACCGCTTCCGGCGGCCTGTTCCATGAGCCGGAGGTCGAGGGATACCGCACCTACGATCCGGAGAAGGCCCGGAAGCTGGTCGAGGAGATCGGCGGACTCACGGTCGAGCTGGGCACCACGGACATCGTGACCGCCCGCCAGGTCACGACCGCGCTACAGACCCAATGGCAGGACGCCGGGATCGACGTCACGATCGACTCCAAACCTCTCGGTGACGTCATCACCAAATTCGGCACCGGGGAGTGGGAGTCCATGCTCCAGACCGCCGGCGCATGGGACCCGGCCGCCGGCATCGGCGTGGCCGTCCGCTTCGGCTCCACCTCCACGTACAGCGGGACCCCCTTGCCGGAGGGAGCCAGCACCGCGGCCGACGCCCTGGCAGGTGGGTTGCAGACCGACCTGGACCAGGTCATCCAGGACGCCGCCGGAACGGTGGACGAACAGGAACGTGAACAGCTCTACCAGCAGGCCGCGAAGATGATCTCCGACGAGGCCTACGGTCCCTTCGGCATCGCCTTCTCCCCGGCCCAGGTGGTCCGCAAGGGCGTCCACGGCCCCGGGCTCACCACCCCGATTCCTGCCCTGGCGGTCAATCCCGGGGTCATCTACGAGCGCGTGTGGGTTGAACAGTGA